The following proteins come from a genomic window of Dysidea avara chromosome 12, odDysAvar1.4, whole genome shotgun sequence:
- the LOC136240987 gene encoding interleukin-1 receptor-associated kinase 4-like, translating to MSQSVGSSSDPRCIEYSFEQLKDATNQFSDKCKLGEGGFGPVYKGNLFYTAVAIKQLRKENGNLNTKMARDQFVTEVNILTRYRHSNLLTLMGFCAQSDNFCLVYEFMYNGTLEDALANSAIKQPELAWEVRMSIACDTARALLYLHTAAAKSPLVHRDVKSANVLLDVSCRAKLGDFGLARALDNKDQGTTKHIIGTSGYIPPEYYRGYVTVKMDSFAFGVILLEILTGLPSYDSERNPNDLISYTELYLSNTESTASAPNIIHIADATAGRWPTKSIHDLCNIARQCLETKQFNRASIEQIYPELETITHEATFLAFEFERKTKNTNKHMQDIK from the exons ATGTCTCAATCAGTTGGAAGCAGTAGCGACCCTAGATGCATCGAGTACAGTTTCGAGCAATTAAAAGATGCTACAAATCAATTTTCCGACAAGTGCAAATTAGGAGAGGGCGGGTTTGGCCCAGTGTATAAAGGAAATTTATTTTATACCGCTGTGGCCATTAAGCAACTGCGAAAA GAGAATGGAAACCTGAACACTAAAATGGCACGTGACCAGTTTGTTACTGAAGTCAATATACTAACTAG ATACCGTCATTCTAATCTATTAACATTGATGGGATTTTGTGCACAATCAGATAACTTTTGTCTTGTGTACGAGTTCATGTATAATGGAACATTAGAGGATGCTTTGGCTAATTCA GCTATTAAACAACCTGAGTTAGCATGGGAAGTACGCATGTCTATTGCATGCGATACAGCCCGTGCACTACTATACCTTCACACTGCTGCTGCTAAGTCACCTCTTGTGCATCGTGATGTGAAAAG TGCTAATGTGTTATTGGATGTGTCTTGTCGAGCTAAGTTGGGTGATTTTGGTCTGGCTAGAGCACTAGACAATAAGGATCAAGGTACCACTAAACATATTATAGGAACATCAGGGTACATCCCTCCGGAGTATTACCGAGGTTATGTCACTGTTAAAATGGACAGCTTTGCATTTGGAGTG ATATTACTGGAAATATTGACTGGATTACCATCCTACGACTCAGAGCGTAATCCTAATGATTTG ATTTCATATACGGAACTTTACCTCTCTAATACAGAAAGTACTGCTTCTGCTCCTAATATAATACACATAGCAGATGCAACTGCTGGTAGATGGCCAACCAagtctatacatgatttgtgcAACATAGCACGGCAGTGTTTAGAAACTAAACAATTCAACAGAGCATCCATTGAACAG ATTTATCCAGAGCTGGAAACAATTACACATGAAGCAACATTTCTAGCATTTGAATTCGAAAGAAAAACAAagaacacaaacaaacacatgcAAGACATTAAATAG
- the LOC136240783 gene encoding uncharacterized protein isoform X2 — protein sequence MLQKIGTNEIVNTALVEVMETRATTVCKLSCFSKDIGCIPQQLWLLRKGKRVKKLTSFTFHISNITGDSYSYSYPSQNITVTNLASGKSYLICIRAYNLTTTELYGSELCEEFTTIYHHKEGISGALIVVIVPVSMPIVALIIVYIIYYHCYKENQIQHGQTAASQPVRAGANPTGFFVQPMTRRETDEPEVNIGLDKEQQITLEIEDEAPSDDISLPSAEHTNSV from the exons ATGTTACAGAAAATAG GGACTAATGAAATTGTGAATACTGCACTGGTAGAGGTCATGGAAACTAGAGCAACAACAGTTTGTAAACTGTCTTGTTTCTCAAAAGATATTGGATGTATTCCACAACAGCTTTGGTTATTAAGAAAAGGAAAGAGAGTAAAGAAGTTGACGAGTTTTACTTTTCACATCTCCAACATCACAGGGGACTCGTACAGTTACAGTTATCCTAGTCAAAATATTACTGTCACTAATTTGGCTAGTGGCAAATCTTATTTGATCTGTATCCGTGCCTATAACTTGACTACAACAGAATTATATGGAAGTGAATTGTGTGAGGAATTTACTACAATTTATCACCATAAAGAAG GTATCAGTGGAGCTCTTATTGTAGTTATTGTACCAGTCTCAATGCCAATAGTTGCATTGATTATTGTATATATCATTTACTACCATTGCTATAAGGAGAATCAAATACAACATGGACAAACAGCAGCATCACAGCCAGTAAGAGCAGGAGCAAATCCTACAGGCTTCTTTGTGCAGCCAATGACAAGACGTGAAACTGATGAACCAGAAGTAAATATTGGACTAGATAAGGAGCAGCAAATTACACTTGAGATTGAAGATGAAGCTCCAAGTGATGACATTTCTCTACCTTCAGCTGAACATACTAATTCTGTTTGA
- the LOC136240783 gene encoding uncharacterized protein isoform X3 — protein sequence METRATTVCKLSCFSKDIGCIPQQLWLLRKGKRVKKLTSFTFHISNITGDSYSYSYPSQNITVTNLASGKSYLICIRAYNLTTTELYGSELCEEFTTIYHHKEGISGALIVVIVPVSMPIVALIIVYIIYYHCYKENQIQHGQTAASQPVRAGANPTGFFVQPMTRRETDEPEVNIGLDKEQQITLEIEDEAPSDDISLPSAEHTNSV from the exons ATGGAAACTAGAGCAACAACAGTTTGTAAACTGTCTTGTTTCTCAAAAGATATTGGATGTATTCCACAACAGCTTTGGTTATTAAGAAAAGGAAAGAGAGTAAAGAAGTTGACGAGTTTTACTTTTCACATCTCCAACATCACAGGGGACTCGTACAGTTACAGTTATCCTAGTCAAAATATTACTGTCACTAATTTGGCTAGTGGCAAATCTTATTTGATCTGTATCCGTGCCTATAACTTGACTACAACAGAATTATATGGAAGTGAATTGTGTGAGGAATTTACTACAATTTATCACCATAAAGAAG GTATCAGTGGAGCTCTTATTGTAGTTATTGTACCAGTCTCAATGCCAATAGTTGCATTGATTATTGTATATATCATTTACTACCATTGCTATAAGGAGAATCAAATACAACATGGACAAACAGCAGCATCACAGCCAGTAAGAGCAGGAGCAAATCCTACAGGCTTCTTTGTGCAGCCAATGACAAGACGTGAAACTGATGAACCAGAAGTAAATATTGGACTAGATAAGGAGCAGCAAATTACACTTGAGATTGAAGATGAAGCTCCAAGTGATGACATTTCTCTACCTTCAGCTGAACATACTAATTCTGTTTGA
- the LOC136240783 gene encoding uncharacterized protein isoform X1, with amino-acid sequence MYILKAAMLTFTLGTNEIVNTALVEVMETRATTVCKLSCFSKDIGCIPQQLWLLRKGKRVKKLTSFTFHISNITGDSYSYSYPSQNITVTNLASGKSYLICIRAYNLTTTELYGSELCEEFTTIYHHKEGISGALIVVIVPVSMPIVALIIVYIIYYHCYKENQIQHGQTAASQPVRAGANPTGFFVQPMTRRETDEPEVNIGLDKEQQITLEIEDEAPSDDISLPSAEHTNSV; translated from the exons ATGTACATCTTAAAAGCTGCCATGCTTACATTTACTTTAGGGACTAATGAAATTGTGAATACTGCACTGGTAGAGGTCATGGAAACTAGAGCAACAACAGTTTGTAAACTGTCTTGTTTCTCAAAAGATATTGGATGTATTCCACAACAGCTTTGGTTATTAAGAAAAGGAAAGAGAGTAAAGAAGTTGACGAGTTTTACTTTTCACATCTCCAACATCACAGGGGACTCGTACAGTTACAGTTATCCTAGTCAAAATATTACTGTCACTAATTTGGCTAGTGGCAAATCTTATTTGATCTGTATCCGTGCCTATAACTTGACTACAACAGAATTATATGGAAGTGAATTGTGTGAGGAATTTACTACAATTTATCACCATAAAGAAG GTATCAGTGGAGCTCTTATTGTAGTTATTGTACCAGTCTCAATGCCAATAGTTGCATTGATTATTGTATATATCATTTACTACCATTGCTATAAGGAGAATCAAATACAACATGGACAAACAGCAGCATCACAGCCAGTAAGAGCAGGAGCAAATCCTACAGGCTTCTTTGTGCAGCCAATGACAAGACGTGAAACTGATGAACCAGAAGTAAATATTGGACTAGATAAGGAGCAGCAAATTACACTTGAGATTGAAGATGAAGCTCCAAGTGATGACATTTCTCTACCTTCAGCTGAACATACTAATTCTGTTTGA